Proteins encoded together in one Streptomyces sp. NBC_01408 window:
- a CDS encoding DEAD/DEAH box helicase, translating into MWRHEVYCGVFDLELLRQAMIAVLPAGTDPDPGVPQTELVLSGQSAMFALVLDDDGRPLEDTSVISACAWATGRLFDPGPSAPGWLDGFEELDDAFGGAIDELTATAIPYGPTAPAAGTAYERWPGSEGAAGAPGAAGGWQRLLAEILGGAAVGAVGALFGEVAGAALQGAAEPLVRRAADWVAARRPAEEQVESGRPDGTGGVPEGASTDGPDTSAEYGAGAGPRALGFADLVALTAQIADLCGVQDHLRPQVVRVRSRLVPRPRDPQAKVAAAAPFLNSLFPPDLARVSAAVGKGIGPALEAYLTELDAVDVGARTDVRRERGVVLEGVAPDLVPAGRWPAPARFPLALSQQFAVDRMLADRAGTEGGMFSVNGPPGTGKTTMLRDLVAALVVERAAVLATFDRPGKAFTGPAWRGKDRQGRHARFVSRLDPRLTGFEIVVTSSNNGAVENITAELPGIGALGERWQAGTDHFSDLASALLGGPAWGLVAAVLGNKANRKEFGDRFWWGRLPEKETDARKAAELPPLRGMREVLSDWIPPKPQPGGRGPVTPADQVAAAAGPAWPVPSWTDAVAAFRTAQAEVERLRAGRARLAGALAAVESPSAGQRIADLEAAVSRADQQIAAAEAVLDRATAATAGARTATAAAEAGHRTASEHVPRARQELATARADLSAARELAAHHREYVTVLTARHVTPPAVEQGLRGGLRRLLQSTADRQAAERQQEHTQAEIAYLLVQQRAALEDSLEQVAAAVRTESLAASRHARSGSAVDEAATGLTAALAYERAASARESAAATSLRQARQITDSSRRDLRGAVAELDGRHRELREAARTLPSLPLGWAHLDEADQELGSPWSDEAWSTARSDLFLRALDLHRAFVAGAAKNVRGNLQVLMELMAGTNGPVPDEEVAHAWQTLFLLVPVVSTTFSSVGSMFARLGRESIGWVLVDEAGQATPQAAAGALWRARRAVLVGDPLQLEPVVTMPEALQRRLLRAYGVDEHWLPSATSAQAVADRTNRYGTYLPAPDTGDEHVWVGSPLRVHRRCEEPMFTVSNEVAYGGLMVHGTEHKAFPDAARDGLLPSRWLNTDDPSRPSDAPWGERDRRAFEFVLDHLHRHGVAVERVRVIAPFRALVAECQKICRSRDGWTSKLIEERCATVHRAQGKEADVVVLVLGGGRQGARDWAARTPHLLNVAASRAKRRLYVIGERSLWAPLPHFDVLASELTEFHHLRDRATWPPDTE; encoded by the coding sequence ATGTGGCGGCACGAGGTCTACTGCGGGGTCTTCGACCTGGAGCTGCTCCGCCAGGCGATGATCGCGGTACTGCCCGCGGGGACCGATCCCGACCCCGGCGTTCCGCAGACCGAGCTGGTGCTGTCGGGCCAGAGCGCGATGTTCGCGCTGGTCCTGGACGACGATGGCCGACCGCTCGAGGACACGTCCGTGATCTCCGCGTGCGCCTGGGCGACCGGCCGCCTCTTCGATCCGGGGCCGTCCGCACCTGGGTGGCTGGACGGATTCGAGGAGCTCGACGACGCGTTCGGCGGGGCGATCGACGAGCTCACGGCCACCGCGATCCCTTACGGCCCCACCGCACCGGCCGCCGGAACGGCGTACGAGCGGTGGCCCGGCTCCGAGGGTGCGGCGGGAGCGCCGGGCGCGGCCGGCGGCTGGCAACGGCTGCTCGCCGAGATCCTGGGCGGCGCTGCCGTCGGGGCGGTCGGGGCCCTGTTCGGCGAGGTCGCCGGCGCCGCGCTGCAGGGCGCGGCGGAACCCCTGGTTCGCCGCGCCGCGGACTGGGTCGCGGCCCGCCGCCCCGCCGAGGAGCAGGTGGAGTCCGGGCGGCCGGACGGCACCGGGGGTGTTCCCGAGGGGGCGTCGACCGACGGTCCTGACACGTCGGCGGAGTACGGGGCCGGCGCCGGTCCCCGTGCGCTCGGGTTCGCCGATCTGGTCGCCCTGACCGCGCAGATCGCCGACCTGTGCGGGGTTCAGGACCACCTGCGGCCGCAGGTGGTCCGGGTGCGCAGCAGGCTGGTCCCCCGGCCGCGGGACCCGCAGGCGAAGGTCGCCGCCGCCGCGCCGTTCTTGAACAGTCTATTTCCCCCTGATCTGGCCCGGGTGTCCGCGGCCGTCGGGAAGGGGATCGGCCCGGCGCTGGAGGCGTACCTGACCGAGCTCGACGCCGTCGACGTGGGGGCGCGGACCGACGTGCGCCGGGAGCGCGGGGTCGTCCTGGAAGGGGTGGCTCCGGACCTGGTTCCGGCCGGCCGCTGGCCCGCACCGGCTCGGTTCCCGCTCGCGCTGAGCCAGCAGTTCGCGGTCGACCGCATGCTCGCCGACCGAGCGGGAACCGAGGGCGGGATGTTCTCCGTGAACGGCCCGCCGGGCACGGGCAAGACCACGATGCTGCGCGACCTGGTCGCCGCCCTGGTCGTCGAGCGGGCGGCGGTGCTGGCCACGTTCGACCGGCCCGGGAAGGCGTTCACCGGTCCGGCGTGGCGGGGCAAGGACCGCCAGGGCAGGCACGCCCGCTTCGTGTCGCGGCTCGACCCGCGGCTGACCGGGTTCGAGATCGTGGTCACCTCGTCCAACAACGGCGCCGTGGAGAACATCACCGCCGAGCTGCCCGGCATCGGTGCGCTCGGCGAGCGCTGGCAAGCAGGCACCGACCACTTCTCCGACCTCGCCTCCGCGCTCCTCGGCGGGCCGGCCTGGGGTCTGGTCGCGGCGGTGCTCGGCAACAAGGCCAACCGCAAGGAGTTCGGGGACCGGTTCTGGTGGGGGCGGCTGCCGGAGAAGGAGACCGACGCCCGCAAGGCCGCGGAGCTACCGCCGCTGCGCGGCATGCGGGAGGTCCTGAGCGACTGGATCCCGCCCAAGCCACAGCCCGGTGGCCGTGGTCCCGTCACCCCGGCGGACCAGGTTGCCGCGGCCGCCGGGCCCGCCTGGCCCGTGCCGTCGTGGACTGACGCCGTCGCCGCGTTTCGTACCGCCCAGGCCGAGGTCGAGCGGCTGCGCGCCGGGCGCGCCCGGCTGGCCGGGGCCCTGGCCGCCGTCGAGTCCCCCTCGGCCGGGCAGCGGATCGCGGACCTGGAAGCCGCCGTGTCCCGGGCCGACCAGCAGATCGCCGCCGCCGAAGCGGTCCTGGACCGGGCCACCGCCGCCACTGCCGGCGCCCGGACCGCCACCGCGGCGGCCGAGGCCGGACACCGAACGGCCTCCGAGCACGTACCGCGGGCCCGCCAGGAGCTGGCCACCGCCCGCGCGGACCTGTCGGCCGCCCGTGAACTGGCCGCGCACCACCGCGAGTACGTGACTGTCCTCACCGCCCGCCACGTCACGCCCCCGGCCGTCGAGCAGGGCCTGCGAGGCGGGCTGCGCCGCCTGCTGCAGAGCACGGCCGACCGGCAGGCCGCCGAACGGCAGCAGGAGCACACTCAGGCCGAGATCGCGTACCTGCTCGTCCAACAGCGCGCCGCGCTTGAGGACTCCCTGGAGCAGGTCGCCGCAGCCGTGCGCACCGAATCCCTGGCCGCCAGTCGGCACGCCCGGTCCGGCAGCGCCGTCGACGAGGCAGCCACCGGCCTCACCGCCGCCCTCGCCTACGAACGGGCCGCGAGCGCACGGGAGTCCGCGGCAGCCACCTCCCTCCGGCAGGCCCGACAGATCACCGACTCGTCCCGCCGCGACCTGCGGGGCGCCGTGGCCGAACTCGACGGCCGCCACCGCGAACTGCGGGAGGCGGCCCGGACGCTGCCGTCCCTGCCGCTCGGCTGGGCTCACCTCGACGAAGCCGACCAGGAACTCGGCTCGCCCTGGTCCGACGAGGCGTGGTCCACCGCGCGCAGCGACCTGTTCCTGCGCGCCCTCGACCTGCACCGCGCCTTCGTCGCCGGGGCCGCGAAGAACGTCCGCGGCAACCTCCAGGTCCTCATGGAGCTGATGGCCGGGACCAACGGGCCCGTCCCCGACGAGGAGGTCGCGCACGCCTGGCAGACCCTGTTCCTCCTCGTGCCCGTCGTCTCCACCACCTTCTCCTCCGTCGGGAGCATGTTCGCCCGCCTCGGCCGGGAGTCCATCGGCTGGGTCCTCGTCGACGAGGCCGGGCAGGCCACCCCGCAGGCCGCCGCCGGCGCGCTGTGGCGCGCCCGCAGGGCCGTTCTGGTCGGCGATCCGCTCCAGCTCGAACCCGTCGTCACCATGCCCGAGGCCCTCCAGCGCCGACTGCTGCGCGCCTACGGCGTCGACGAGCACTGGCTGCCGTCGGCCACCTCGGCCCAGGCCGTCGCCGACCGGACCAACCGCTACGGCACCTACCTGCCGGCCCCGGACACCGGCGACGAGCACGTCTGGGTGGGCTCGCCGCTGCGCGTGCACCGCCGTTGCGAAGAGCCGATGTTCACGGTCAGCAACGAGGTCGCGTACGGCGGCCTCATGGTCCACGGCACCGAACACAAGGCGTTCCCCGATGCGGCACGGGACGGCCTGTTACCCAGCCGCTGGCTCAACACCGACGACCCGTCCCGCCCGTCCGATGCGCCGTGGGGCGAACGCGATCGCCGAGCCTTCGAGTTCGTCCTCGACCACTTGCACCGGCACGGCGTCGCCGTCGAGCGCGTGCGCGTCATCGCCCCCTTCCGGGCCCTCGTCGCCGAATGCCAGAAGATCTGCCGCAGCCGTGACGGCTGGACGTCCAAACTGATCGAGGAGCGCTGCGCCACCGTCCACCGGGCCCAGGGCAAGGAAGCCGACGTCGTCGTCCTCGTGCTCGGCGGCGGTCGGCAAGGCGCCCGCGACTGGGCGGCCCGCACCCCGCACCTGCTCAACGTCGCCGCGAGCCGCGCCAAACGCCGCCTCTACGTCATCGGCGAGCGCAGCCTGTGGGCCCCGCTCCCGCACTTCGACGTCCTCGCCTCCGAGCTGACGGAGTTCCACCACCTCCGCGACCGCGCCACCTGGCCGCCGGACACCGAGTAA
- a CDS encoding Hsp70 family protein, producing MTSTGIDFGTTNSVVAQWQGEDAEVLPLDAHHIDADWRRPGFEQLFPSVVGVSSLRRGPLFGWEAKLRSEEAAEACKRLLKSDEYVTIQGRRFAATTVAAGVFTAMRDGAQHNLTDIERAVITVPANATGAARYRTRAAARFAGIEVQALLNEPTAAAISYVHDFREDSQILVFDWGGGTIDVTVLDYSDGFFEERASRGVTELGGLEIDRRLRELVLERAPARRAWTPAQERQFRLDVERNKILLSSQPFVTVITPDGVGVEIHQGELEEAIGDLVDRALAPVEQCLRDLHMAPLDVDEILMIGGTSQIPSVRAAVAEALQMEPVPTELCDPMTAVARGASIAAAVLAGETEGVIQVATSHALGTMVKDSSGRKRFSQIIPRNSPLPWKERKSYTPQKDHARKLFVEIWEGDPDKELAHRDNVQLTELTLTYPTPRVRDESRFDLEYTYDSNGLLHVKATLEHTGEVVVDQEVESFGTGGPTPEVREELDRLLKSNSNPDPLGATPSAGGARPVPAPPKARPVTVDGGPHTLVVDGSNLAWIGHSPVRPGVYEDDDHPSFSQLQAARAALAKKYPEADIHVVVDATFRHKVSDGEREAVVAALSKGDIIQPPAGTEGKGDALVAAIADDSGAMVVTNDNFAELQGRYPWLREKGRVLGATCAKGAWFFTDRTCVAPRGRG from the coding sequence GTGACCTCGACAGGAATCGACTTCGGTACGACCAACTCGGTCGTGGCCCAGTGGCAAGGCGAGGATGCCGAGGTGCTGCCGCTCGATGCCCACCACATCGACGCCGACTGGCGGCGCCCTGGGTTCGAGCAGCTCTTCCCCTCAGTGGTGGGCGTCAGCTCGCTGCGGCGTGGCCCTCTGTTTGGCTGGGAGGCCAAACTCCGCTCCGAAGAGGCGGCCGAAGCCTGCAAGCGGCTCCTCAAGAGCGACGAGTACGTGACCATCCAGGGCAGGCGCTTCGCGGCGACCACTGTCGCAGCCGGTGTCTTCACCGCCATGCGCGACGGCGCCCAGCACAACCTCACTGACATCGAGCGCGCCGTCATCACCGTGCCCGCCAACGCGACGGGCGCCGCGCGGTACCGGACCAGGGCGGCGGCACGGTTCGCCGGCATTGAGGTCCAGGCCTTGCTCAACGAGCCGACAGCGGCCGCCATCTCGTACGTTCACGACTTCCGCGAGGATTCCCAGATCCTGGTCTTCGACTGGGGTGGCGGCACCATCGACGTAACCGTGCTCGACTACTCCGACGGGTTCTTCGAGGAGCGCGCGTCACGCGGGGTGACGGAGCTCGGCGGTCTGGAGATCGACCGGCGGCTGCGCGAACTCGTCCTTGAACGGGCGCCCGCGCGCAGGGCCTGGACTCCGGCGCAGGAGCGGCAGTTCCGCCTGGACGTGGAGCGGAACAAGATCCTGCTCTCTTCCCAGCCGTTCGTCACGGTGATCACTCCCGACGGTGTCGGCGTCGAGATCCACCAGGGGGAGCTGGAGGAGGCGATCGGCGACCTCGTCGACCGCGCCCTCGCGCCGGTGGAGCAGTGCCTGAGGGACCTGCACATGGCGCCGCTCGACGTGGACGAGATCCTCATGATCGGTGGTACGAGTCAGATTCCTAGCGTGCGGGCCGCGGTGGCCGAAGCACTCCAGATGGAGCCCGTGCCCACCGAGCTGTGCGACCCGATGACGGCGGTGGCGCGCGGCGCGTCGATCGCGGCGGCGGTGCTCGCCGGTGAGACTGAGGGGGTCATCCAGGTCGCCACCAGCCATGCGCTCGGCACGATGGTCAAGGACTCCTCGGGACGTAAGCGGTTCAGCCAGATCATCCCCAGGAACTCGCCGCTGCCCTGGAAGGAGCGCAAGAGCTACACGCCGCAGAAGGACCACGCGCGGAAGCTGTTCGTGGAAATCTGGGAGGGCGACCCGGACAAGGAGCTCGCCCACCGCGACAACGTGCAGCTCACCGAGCTCACCCTCACGTACCCCACGCCGCGGGTCCGCGACGAGTCCCGCTTCGATCTGGAGTACACGTACGACTCCAACGGGCTGCTCCACGTCAAGGCCACGTTGGAGCACACGGGGGAGGTAGTGGTCGACCAGGAGGTCGAAAGCTTTGGTACGGGTGGACCCACACCCGAGGTCCGGGAGGAACTGGACCGCCTGCTGAAGAGCAACTCGAATCCGGACCCCCTCGGGGCGACCCCCTCGGCCGGGGGCGCCCGCCCCGTTCCAGCGCCTCCCAAGGCGCGGCCGGTCACGGTCGACGGCGGCCCACACACCCTGGTCGTCGACGGCTCCAACCTCGCCTGGATCGGTCATTCACCGGTCCGCCCGGGGGTCTACGAGGACGACGACCACCCGAGCTTCTCCCAGCTCCAGGCCGCGCGGGCGGCGCTCGCCAAGAAGTACCCCGAGGCCGACATCCACGTCGTGGTCGATGCCACCTTCCGGCACAAGGTCTCGGACGGAGAACGGGAAGCGGTGGTGGCCGCCCTTAGCAAGGGCGACATCATCCAGCCGCCGGCCGGTACCGAGGGCAAGGGGGATGCACTCGTTGCGGCCATCGCGGACGACTCCGGTGCGATGGTCGTGACGAACGACAACTTTGCGGAGTTGCAAGGCCGCTATCCGTGGCTCCGGGAGAAGGGGCGGGTTCTGGGCGCCACATGCGCCAAGGGGGCTTGGTTCTTCACCGACCGTACCTGCGTGGCGCCGCGGGGGCGGGGGTGA
- a CDS encoding UvrD-helicase domain-containing protein, protein MPKHTRRAAVLAAEQRAVDHAYSCLERARQEALELSGLDAAASGKDSIDARRTWERELASLEIGGKSLVFMRADVDEGEGRDTFYVGRRVVRDEQSNPVVVAWSSQAAVNWRLTSERDPGQVRLLRQIICDQQLVKRYLDLHGSEAEPAVVPAAPAGRVDAAAPDTAAQEPAWRDPLLEELDRARDGFMHDIVETIQREQLQLVAEEPAGVLVIQGGPGTGKTAVGLHRVTWLLDNKHRTAKDILVIGPNRGFLDYVGVTLSELGSDDVSMLELPALWSAAASPRDPRPVAALKADPRMAAVLRRAVDCETMSSAERLTALVGGPVFTFELNRREVVVPVEEIAEIAGAALAGDSPYQVRRERCVQQITQHLTDVYVGLLPGPADIDYLAEIGRARPVARLLKRICPSLAAHDVLRGLFAGGAALGRAAEGILSALEQDLLTAPHLGPSPGSRTARSRTEPSREDLVLLDELEYVLGGRPRKVYGHLVIDEAQDITPMEARALARRCPSGSMTVLGDLAQSTGPYLHQDWDGLGRLLASRDGWRVTQLLTGFRVPGEVMDFVALLGAHCAPGVAVPVSVRDTGTDVAVVQGTEAGTLAADAVARLRASTPGRGGERSVGVIVPPGGTWSGDMARALGPEGLVNLAVLTPAEAKGLEFDHVVVVEPAEIVEGESVGLRHLYVALTRCTQSLTVVHTLPLPPQIGGPSRPPRPTAPPAPAPRDAEGSAADPAASLCSRYFADGTPCTHSTHHADKWCRTAPCGGFRTAEPVAVAKPRHLVPPVGARDQGRLDLDARQSAAVRVSSGACGAFVARHRGSLREAAVELHAMLASFIGRARHLRAADGAWTLDLAGFRIVLSPEADTITGYDAVHAERSFAQLEAGVASRVGKDARAARRSALTASARESGPPLGAVEQVRLLDALTLHATASACAGYERVGQIRGMADEAFVHAMRAALADDLSTADIELFETRVIVKGSRFQWRISADGRSLLTVREPGTDVYRRPPALPCPVPEPRRAIMLTTDPAPRPVEEERAAEEWPAEANAGLERLVAERTVAARANRSHEALRHRLLADLYDSAPGVGENVFVDAWCTRADGTVLFDVLGSEERTYPSIRESALHLMEVSHLRTEGQAEFLVIVLADEPTEPWVANAVDGAFSVLLAWREGGTWAGPGARHIVS, encoded by the coding sequence ATGCCGAAGCACACTCGCCGTGCGGCCGTGCTCGCTGCTGAACAGCGCGCGGTCGACCATGCGTACTCCTGCTTGGAGCGGGCCCGGCAGGAGGCGTTGGAGTTGAGCGGCCTCGACGCTGCGGCCAGCGGCAAGGACTCCATCGATGCCCGGCGGACCTGGGAGCGGGAGCTGGCATCGCTCGAGATAGGAGGCAAGTCCCTCGTCTTCATGAGGGCCGATGTCGACGAGGGTGAGGGCCGCGACACGTTCTACGTCGGGCGCCGGGTGGTGCGTGACGAGCAGAGCAATCCCGTCGTGGTCGCCTGGAGTTCACAGGCCGCAGTGAACTGGCGGCTGACCAGCGAGCGGGATCCGGGACAGGTGCGGCTGTTGCGTCAGATCATCTGCGATCAGCAGTTGGTCAAGCGCTATCTCGACCTCCACGGATCCGAAGCGGAACCAGCAGTGGTACCAGCGGCACCGGCGGGACGGGTCGACGCTGCCGCGCCGGACACGGCGGCCCAGGAACCGGCGTGGCGTGATCCGCTTCTCGAGGAGTTGGACCGCGCGCGCGACGGCTTCATGCACGACATTGTCGAGACCATCCAGCGGGAACAGCTTCAGCTCGTGGCGGAGGAGCCCGCGGGCGTGCTCGTGATCCAGGGAGGTCCGGGCACTGGCAAGACCGCGGTCGGCCTGCACCGCGTGACTTGGTTGCTGGACAACAAGCACCGGACGGCCAAGGACATCCTCGTCATCGGACCCAACCGGGGATTCCTCGATTATGTGGGCGTCACCCTGTCCGAACTCGGCAGCGACGACGTGTCGATGCTCGAACTCCCCGCGCTGTGGTCGGCGGCAGCGTCGCCGCGCGACCCGCGTCCGGTCGCCGCGTTGAAGGCTGACCCGAGGATGGCCGCGGTACTGCGCAGGGCCGTCGACTGCGAGACGATGAGTTCGGCCGAGCGACTGACCGCACTGGTGGGTGGGCCGGTATTCACCTTCGAGTTGAACCGCCGCGAAGTCGTCGTCCCCGTGGAGGAGATAGCGGAGATCGCTGGTGCGGCGCTGGCCGGCGACAGTCCGTACCAGGTGCGCCGGGAGCGGTGCGTACAGCAGATCACACAGCACCTGACCGATGTCTACGTCGGGCTGCTGCCCGGCCCCGCCGACATCGACTACCTGGCCGAGATAGGCAGGGCCCGCCCTGTCGCGCGCCTCCTCAAGCGGATCTGCCCCAGCCTCGCGGCCCACGACGTGCTGCGCGGACTGTTCGCTGGCGGGGCCGCCCTCGGCCGGGCGGCCGAGGGCATTCTGTCGGCCCTCGAACAGGACCTGCTTACCGCACCCCACCTGGGGCCCAGTCCGGGGAGCCGTACGGCGCGCTCACGGACCGAGCCAAGCCGCGAAGACCTGGTCCTTCTCGACGAGTTGGAGTACGTACTGGGCGGGCGCCCCCGGAAGGTGTACGGGCACCTGGTCATCGACGAGGCACAAGACATCACGCCGATGGAAGCCCGGGCCCTGGCACGCCGCTGCCCCAGCGGTTCGATGACGGTACTTGGAGACCTCGCGCAGTCGACCGGACCGTACCTCCACCAGGACTGGGACGGGCTCGGGCGGTTGCTCGCGAGCCGGGACGGATGGCGGGTCACCCAGCTACTGACGGGGTTCCGCGTACCGGGAGAGGTCATGGATTTCGTGGCCCTGCTGGGGGCGCACTGCGCGCCCGGCGTGGCAGTGCCCGTCTCGGTTCGCGACACAGGTACTGACGTGGCGGTGGTCCAGGGGACGGAGGCGGGCACTCTGGCCGCCGACGCCGTAGCACGGCTGCGGGCGAGCACGCCCGGCAGAGGGGGCGAACGTTCGGTCGGCGTGATCGTGCCGCCGGGCGGTACGTGGAGCGGCGACATGGCGCGCGCGCTCGGTCCGGAGGGTCTCGTGAACCTCGCCGTCCTCACCCCGGCCGAGGCGAAGGGGCTCGAATTCGACCACGTCGTGGTGGTGGAACCCGCGGAGATCGTCGAGGGCGAGTCCGTGGGGCTGAGGCATCTGTACGTCGCGCTGACGCGGTGTACCCAGTCGCTAACAGTGGTCCATACCCTGCCGCTGCCCCCGCAGATCGGCGGCCCGAGCCGACCTCCCAGGCCCACTGCCCCTCCGGCTCCTGCCCCGCGTGACGCGGAGGGCTCCGCTGCGGATCCCGCGGCGAGCCTGTGCAGCCGGTACTTTGCCGACGGGACTCCGTGCACCCATTCCACTCACCACGCGGACAAGTGGTGCAGGACGGCCCCCTGCGGAGGCTTCCGTACTGCTGAACCTGTGGCCGTGGCCAAGCCCCGCCACCTTGTCCCACCGGTCGGTGCGCGAGACCAGGGCCGTCTTGACCTCGACGCGCGGCAGAGTGCCGCCGTGCGGGTCAGCTCGGGAGCGTGCGGGGCGTTCGTCGCGCGGCACCGGGGCAGCTTGCGTGAGGCGGCGGTGGAACTGCACGCCATGCTGGCCTCGTTCATCGGGCGAGCCCGGCACCTGCGCGCCGCGGACGGCGCCTGGACGCTGGACCTGGCGGGATTTCGCATCGTGCTCAGTCCCGAGGCCGACACGATCACGGGCTACGACGCCGTGCACGCGGAGCGGAGTTTCGCGCAGCTCGAAGCGGGCGTCGCGTCCCGGGTCGGCAAGGACGCCCGGGCCGCGCGGAGATCGGCCCTGACTGCGTCGGCGCGGGAGAGCGGACCGCCGCTGGGCGCCGTCGAGCAGGTTCGCTTGCTCGACGCCTTGACGCTGCATGCCACCGCCTCGGCCTGTGCCGGATACGAACGGGTGGGGCAGATCCGCGGTATGGCCGACGAAGCCTTCGTCCATGCCATGCGCGCAGCGCTCGCCGATGATCTGAGCACCGCGGACATCGAGTTGTTCGAGACTCGTGTCATTGTCAAGGGCAGCCGCTTCCAGTGGCGGATCTCAGCCGACGGCCGCTCCCTGCTCACCGTGCGTGAACCAGGTACGGACGTGTACCGGAGACCGCCGGCCTTGCCCTGCCCCGTCCCCGAGCCCCGAAGGGCGATCATGCTCACCACCGACCCGGCACCCCGACCAGTCGAAGAGGAGCGGGCGGCGGAGGAGTGGCCAGCTGAGGCGAACGCCGGGTTGGAACGCCTTGTGGCTGAGCGCACGGTGGCGGCGCGGGCCAACCGATCCCACGAAGCGCTCCGGCACCGCCTGCTCGCAGACCTCTACGACAGCGCACCTGGGGTCGGGGAGAACGTATTCGTGGACGCCTGGTGCACGCGGGCCGACGGCACCGTGCTCTTCGACGTACTGGGCAGTGAGGAGAGAACGTACCCGTCCATCCGGGAGTCGGCACTCCACCTCATGGAGGTGTCCCACCTGCGTACGGAGGGTCAGGCGGAGTTCCTCGTCATCGTGTTGGCCGACGAACCGACGGAGCCGTGGGTGGCCAACGCGGTCGACGGTGCTTTCAGCGTGCTCCTCGCCTGGCGTGAAGGCGGGACTTGGGCGGGGCCGGGCGCGCGGCACATCGTGTCCTAG
- a CDS encoding transposase family protein, whose amino-acid sequence MLVYPSSIDLSGRTLRYLSGQLTARRRKIGTRWGRLPAGRQALLALAHLRCGDTYAQLAAGFGIGIATVFRYIREAIEVLAARAPSLAKAMKTIRTKAFVILDGTLLPIDRIAADTPYYSGKHKRHGMNVQVLTDPFGRLLWASPALPGSTHDLTAARQHGIIETLTAEGLKCWADKAYQGAGGPVRVPFRGRRLKRWKRRHNSSHAKIRCLGEQAMATLKGWRILRRLRCSTNRITDIVKAVLVLHHAST is encoded by the coding sequence GTGCTTGTCTACCCGTCCTCGATCGATCTGTCCGGCCGCACCCTGAGGTATCTGAGTGGGCAACTTACCGCCCGGCGGCGGAAGATCGGGACGCGGTGGGGGCGCCTACCCGCTGGCCGCCAGGCCCTGCTGGCCCTGGCGCACCTGCGATGCGGCGACACCTACGCCCAGCTCGCCGCCGGGTTCGGCATCGGGATCGCGACCGTGTTCCGCTACATACGCGAGGCGATCGAGGTGCTGGCCGCCCGCGCCCCGTCCCTGGCCAAGGCAATGAAGACGATCCGGACCAAAGCGTTCGTCATCCTCGACGGCACCCTGCTGCCCATCGACCGCATCGCCGCCGACACCCCGTACTACTCGGGGAAACACAAACGTCACGGCATGAACGTCCAGGTCCTCACCGATCCTTTCGGACGCCTGCTTTGGGCCTCGCCGGCACTGCCTGGCTCAACCCACGATCTGACCGCCGCCCGGCAGCACGGAATCATCGAAACCCTCACCGCGGAGGGCCTCAAATGCTGGGCGGACAAGGCATATCAAGGAGCCGGCGGACCCGTTCGAGTGCCGTTCCGGGGCCGCCGCCTCAAGCGATGGAAGCGCCGTCACAACAGCAGCCACGCCAAGATCCGCTGCCTCGGGGAGCAAGCCATGGCCACCCTGAAGGGCTGGCGCATCCTCCGGAGACTCCGCTGCAGCACCAACCGGATCACCGACATCGTGAAAGCCGTCCTCGTTCTCCACCACGCCTCAACCTGA
- a CDS encoding DUF2268 domain-containing protein (predicted Zn-dependent protease with a strongly conserved HExxH motif), translating to MKIVVHDTASAMFDLLQRPLEERPDALREILSPLQSAMSVVGDVDAVQMHQMGSGFRIDREDPRYLTALRQMQDAGVWNEIEDRLAAAWERLNGAVPEARSAETVHVVLVLGDPDDHHLTVRTGRYFGMGGFPGAIHLVMWPTETSLAKIGHAAAHELHHNVRYANAVWDPGTVTVGEQVVAEGLAEAFVRELAGEQALGPWTTVLSGAELDDAYEKVVAAIDVAGMQNLPPYVYGDATAELMGHEPVGLPDLAGYAVGLRIVDAHLAVSGLTAAQSVALPARDILVNAGVPTGA from the coding sequence ATGAAGATTGTTGTGCATGACACGGCGTCCGCCATGTTCGATCTCCTGCAGCGCCCGTTGGAGGAGCGGCCCGACGCCCTACGAGAAATACTCAGCCCGCTACAGAGCGCGATGTCCGTGGTGGGCGATGTGGACGCGGTTCAGATGCACCAGATGGGCAGTGGCTTCCGGATCGATCGTGAGGACCCGCGCTACCTGACGGCCCTGAGGCAGATGCAGGACGCGGGAGTGTGGAACGAGATCGAGGACCGCCTCGCCGCGGCGTGGGAGCGGCTGAACGGTGCGGTGCCCGAGGCCAGGAGCGCCGAGACCGTTCATGTCGTCCTGGTGCTCGGCGACCCCGATGACCACCACCTGACGGTTCGTACTGGCCGCTATTTCGGCATGGGCGGTTTCCCGGGGGCGATCCATCTGGTGATGTGGCCCACCGAGACCAGCCTGGCGAAGATCGGCCACGCCGCCGCGCACGAGCTCCACCACAACGTGCGCTACGCCAACGCGGTCTGGGATCCTGGGACGGTCACGGTCGGCGAGCAGGTCGTGGCCGAAGGGCTGGCAGAGGCGTTCGTACGGGAACTGGCCGGCGAGCAGGCCCTGGGCCCCTGGACGACGGTGCTGTCCGGCGCGGAACTGGACGACGCCTACGAGAAGGTCGTGGCCGCGATCGATGTGGCCGGGATGCAGAACCTGCCGCCGTACGTGTACGGCGACGCTACCGCGGAGCTCATGGGGCATGAACCCGTCGGGCTGCCGGACTTGGCCGGATACGCGGTCGGCCTTCGGATCGTGGACGCCCACCTGGCTGTGTCCGGCCTGACCGCCGCACAGAGCGTCGCGCTGCCGGCACGCGACATCCTCGTCAACGCGGGCGTGCCGACCGGCGCGTGA